A window of Nocardioidaceae bacterium genomic DNA:
GCACGGTCAACCTGATCGCCCGCGCGCTGCTGGTCGCGGGCGTCCTCCTGCTGGTGCTGCTCGGCGGTCTCACGTTCCTCGTCATCCGACAGGTCGTGACTCCCGTGCGGCTGGCCCGCCGCACCGCCGAGCGGCTCGCCGCCGGACGTCTCGAGGAGCGCATGGTGGTGCGCGGCGAGGACGACCTGGCCCGTCTCGCCGGAGCCTTCAACCAGATGGCCGCCAGCCTGCAGACACAGATCCGGGAGCTCGAGGAGCTCTCGCAGACACAGCGGCGCTTCGTCTCCGACGTCTCCCACGAGCTGCGTACGCCGTTGACGACCGTGCGGATGGCCAGCGACGTGCTGCACGACAGCCGGGCGGAGTTCGATCCGCTGACGGCGCGGTCCGCGGAGCTGCTGCAGACCGAGCTCGACCGCTTCGAGCGGCTCCTGGCCGACCTGCTGGAGGTCTCGCGGTTCGACGCGCGCGCCGCGTCGCTGGACCTGCACGAGGTCGACCTGGTCGAGCTGGCGGTCCGGGTCGTCGACGGCACCGGGCCGTTGGCGCAGCGTCGCGACACCCATGTCCGCGTGCACGCCCGCGAGGAGCCCGTCATGGTCGAGCTCGACGCGGGCCGCATCGAGCGAGTCGTACGCAACCTCGTGGCGAACGCGATCGACCACGCCGAGGGACGACCCGTCGACGTGCGGGTGGCGATGGACGACCACGCCGTCGCCCTGGCGGTGCGCGACCACGGCGTCGGGCTCTCCGAGCAGGACCTGCCTCGCGTCTTCAACCGGTTCTGGCGCGCCGACCCGGCCCGGGACCGAGCCACCGGCGGCACGGGGCTGGGTCTCTCGATCGCCCTGGAGGACACCAAGCTGCACGGGGGACGACTCGAGGTCTGGGGGCGCCCCGGCGCCGGTGCGCAGTTCCTGCTGACGCTGCCCCGTCGGGCCGGCGACGACCCCGGTGACGGGCCGCTGCCCGTGGTGCCGCGTGACGTCGAGGAGGTCGTGTGAGCTCACGACGAGTCCGACCCGGCGGGGCGCGCCGCACAGCGACGGCAGCCGTCGCCGTGCTCGCGCTGTCCGGGGCCGCGGCGTGCACGGGTCTCCCGACGGCCGGTCCGGTCGTCCGCGAGCCCGAGGTGGGCACGTCGGTGTCGGACACGTCGTCCTTCTACACCCCGCCCGGGCCTGCACCCGGCGACACCCGACGCGGCATCGTCGGAGGGTTCCTGCTGGCGATGCAGGCCACGCCCGTCAGCGTGGCGGTCGCGCAGGAGTTCCTCACCGACGACGCCGTGGACACCTGGCGACCCGAGCGACGCACCCTGGTCTACGACGGCTCCCCGGTCTCCGAGAGCGACGACGGCATCGCGCTGGTGCTCGGCGGTGCCATCGGGCTCGACGCTCGCGGGCGCTGGCTCGGGCCGCAGGACCTGGAGCCGACCGAGCTCGAGCTCGTCCGGGAGCAGGGCGAGTGGCGCATCGCCAACCCCCCGAACGCCCTGCTGATCTCGGCGAGCCACTTCGCCGACCGCTACACCCGGGCGGCGATCGGCTTCTTCGACCCCTCTGCGCGGACCCTCGTGCCCGAGCCGGTGCACTTCCCGCTCGGACCCCAGGGTGCGACCGCGCTCGTACGGGCGCTGCTGCGCGGCCCGCTCGTGCCGCAGGCGGAGCGATCCTTCGCCCCCGACGGCACGACGGTCGACCTGTCGGTGTCGGTGTCCTCCGACGGGCTCGTCGAGGTGCCCGTGAGCGCCCAGGTGCTGAACCTCTCCAGCCGTGAGCTCGAGCGGTTCGCCGTGCAGCTGTCGTACACGTTGGCCCAGGTCGGCGGCGTCAGCCGCATCCAGCTCACCACCGGCGGCGCGCCGGTGGCCACGGGCACCGCGGGCAACGCGATCCCGATCGACCTCGCGGGGACCCTCGCCCCGACGTACGCGGCTGCGGCGGGCGACCTGTTCGGTGTGCGGGACGGGCGTCTGGTGCGCATCGTCGACAACGCGCTGCGCGAGGCGGGTGAGCCGTGGACCGCGACGCCCTCCTCGGTCCGCGAGGCCGCGGTCTCCCTGGACGGCACCGTGGCAGCGGGCGTCTCCTCCGACGGCCGTCGCCTGCTGCTCGCTCCGCTGCTGCCGCTCAGTGACGAGGAGCGTCGGGGCGAGGACGGCGGAGAGGGCGACGGGGCCGGGGACGACTCGGGCGCGGGGGAGGACGCGGCGTCGTCCACGCGGGTCGGGGTCACCTTGCAGCCCGTGGCCGCCGGCCGCGACCTGCGCGAGCTCAACTGGACGCGTTTCGGTGAGCTGTGGAGTCTGGCGACGAGCCGGGACGGGGCCGTGATCCGCGTACGCACCAGCGATGGACGCACCGAGGTGGTCGACGTGCCGGGCGTCAGCGGCGAGCAGGTGACCTCGCTGCTGCTCTCGCGCGACGGGAGCCGGCTCGTGGCAGCGGTGCGCGGCGAGCGACGGGGCGAGCGGCTGGTGGTCTCGCGTGTCGCCCGCGACGAGGTGGGGGGCCTGCGCCAGGTGCTGCCGGCCAGACCGCTGCCGCTGCTGCAGGGGCTGCTCGCCGACGGCACCACGGACGTGCTCGACGTCGCGTGGACCTCCGCCACCGAGCTGGCGCTGCTGACCCGTTCGCGAGGAGGCCTGGTCGAGGTGGAGCGTGCCGCCATCGACGGCTCGCCCGTCGCCGACGACGTGCTGTCGCTGGCCGTGCCGCCGGAGGGAGCCCGCACCCTGGTGGCCAGTCCCGACCCGGAGAGCGGGATCCGGCTGCTCACCGCGCAGGGTGAGGTCTTCCAGCTGGCCACGTCGGGCAGCTGGGTGCGGCTGCCCGTGCCTCTGCTCGACGACCACACCTGGGTGGGCTGACCGGCTCACCACCCGATCTCCACAGCCCCTGACGTCACCACCGGCCGGACGGCCCCGCCTCCGCGATCCTGGTCCCGTGACGGGACGCGGCGAGGTGACGGGCATGGCCCAGGCTGCGCGTGACCTCCTCACCGGCTCGGCCTGCCTCGGCTGCGGGACCCCCGGCCGCTGGTGGTGCCCGGGCTGCCGGATCCCCGGCGAGCCGCTGGTGGCCCGACCGTGGCCTCGGCCCGCCGGCCTGGTGCCCACGGTCGCGGCCGCGACGTACGACGGTGTCGTGGCCGGCGCGGTCGTCGCGCACAAGGACCGCGGCGCCCAGGAGCTGGCCGATCCCCTGGGACGGTTGCTGGCGTGCGCGGTGAGTGGACTGCTCGCCGCTGTGCCCCCGCCCTCGGACACGACGGTGCTCCTGGTGCCGGTGCCCTCGCGTGCCGCGGTCGTCCGGGAGCGTGGCGCCGATCCGCTGCTGCGGCTGACCCGGCGCGCGGTGCGTACGCTGCGTCGCGAGCACCGGCTCCGGGTGGCGCCGGGGCTGCTGCTGCGTCACCGCGGGGGTGTGGCCGACCAGGCGGACCTCGACGCCGCGCAGCGCGCGGCGAACCTGCGGGGCGCGTTCGTCGCACCGGCCACGGCGCTGCGGCGCTGGGGCGGACGCCCCGCGGTCGCCGTCGTGGTCGACGACGTGATGACGACCGGGTCGACCGCGGCCGAGGCCCAGCGGGCTCTCCAGGCCAGTGGTGTCCCCGTGCTCGGGTGCGCTGTCGTGGCAGCCACGACGAAGCGCTTTCGCGACAGCGTCGGCGACCGTCGTGGCGGATGAGGTTCCGCGGCGCCGCGGATGCGACTAGCGTCTGGTCATGGAGCCCGGGCCGAGCCAGCGTCTCGCGGAGCCGGCTGACGCGCGCGGGCGCAACTGCTACGCAACGGAGGTCAGCGCATGGATGTCGTGTTCCGCACCCGCCACATCGAGGTCTCGGACTCGTTCAAGTCCCACGTCGAGGACAAGGTCGCCCGACTCGAGAAGCACGACCACCGCATCATCCGGCTCGAGGTCGAGGTCGAGAAGGACGACAACCCTCGTCTCGCCGACCGTGCCGTGACCGTGCAGCTGACCGCGAAGTCCAAGGGGCCGGTCGTCCGGGCCGAGTGCAGCGCCCACGACAAGATGGCGGCGCTGGACGGCGCCCTGGACCGGATGCAGGGTCAGATGCGGAAGGCGGCCGACCGCAAGCGCGTGCACCGCGGCCGGCGTACGCCCACCTCGGTGGCAGAGGCGACCGCCGACCTGCCGCTCGAGGAGCTGCAGGCCGAGCTGGCCGACGCGCAGGCCGCGGACGCGGCCCGGGCGGGCGACAGCGAGACCGAGCACCAGGTCGGTCCCATCTCGGTGGAGGGCGACGGGCCCATGGTGGTGCGGGAGAAGTCCCACGCCGCCGCGCCGATGACCTTGGAGCAGGCGTTGTACGAGATGGAGCTGGTCGGGCACGACTTCTTCCTCTACGTCGACAAGCGCAGCGAGAGGCCCGCGGTGGTCTATCGTCGGCGGGGTTACGACTACGGCGTGATCTCCCTGGACGTGCAGCCGGAGGCCTGAGGGATCTCGGCGCCCGGCAGCCGACCAGACGACACCAGTGAGGGCGAGTGAGCACATGACGGTCACGGACACCGGCGAGCCCATCAGGGTCGTCGTCGTCGACGACCAGGAGCTGTTCCGCCGCGGTCTGATCATGCTGCTGGGCGTCGAGGGCGACATCGAGGTGGTGGGCGAGGCGAGCGACGGCAACGCCGCCGTCGACCTCGTCACCTCCTCGATGCCCGACGTGGTGCTGCTGGACGTGCGCATGCCGAAGGGCCCCGGCCTCGAGGCGTGCGTGAAGATCCACGAGCTCGTGCCGAGCGCCAAGATCATCATGCTGACGGTCTCCGACGAGGAGTCCGACCTCTACGACGCCGTCAAGAGCGGGGCCTCGGGCTATCTGCTCAAGGACGCCTCGATCGACGAGGTCGCGCAGGCGATCCGCGTCGTCGCGGACGGCCAGTCCCTCATCAGCCCGTCGATGGCCATCAAGCTCATCGACGAGTTCAAGGAGATGTCGCGGGCGGACCGCAACGCGGTGCCGACACCGCGTCTGACCGAGCGCGAGCTCGAGGTGCTGCGGCTGGTCGCCACGGGCATGAACAACCGTGAGATCGCCAAGGAGCTCTTCATCTCCGAGAACACGGTCAAGAACCACGTGCGCAACATCCTCGACAAGCTGCAGCTGCACTCGCGCATGGAGGCCGTGATGTACGCGGTCAAGGAGCGCATCCTCGACCTCCCCTGACACGTACGGGATGGGGAGCACGCGTACGCAGCTGAGCCTCGCCGAGGCGCGCCGCGTCGCGGTCGCGGCGCAGGGCCTCGACCGGCGTACGCGACCGCGCCCGCCGACGCCGACGATGCGGCACCTCGGCGGGGTGCTGGACCGTACCGGCGTGTGGCAGGTCGACTCGGTGAACGTGCTCGCGCGGGCCCACCTGATGCCGCTGTTCAGCAGGCTCGGTCCCTACGACACCGACCTGCTGCGACGCGCCGCGGAGTCACGACCGCGCCGGGTCGTGGAGTTCTGGGCCCACGTACAGGCGTTCATGCCGGTCGAGCTGTGGCCGGTGATGCAGCACCGCATGCGCCTGCACCGCGACTCGCCGCGGTGGCACCAGTGGCTCGGTGACCACGACCGCGTGGCCCAGCAGGTGCTGAGCGCGGTGCGCGAGCACGGACCGAGCACGGCGCGGGACCTGGACGACGGTGCACCGCGCTCACGTGACCACTGGGGCTGGAACTGGTCGGAGGCCCGCCGGGCCCTGGACTACCTCTACCTCGTCGGGGACCTCGCGATCGCGGGCCGGACCAGGCAGTTCGAGCCCGTCTACGACCTGCCCGAGCGCGTCCTGCC
This region includes:
- a CDS encoding ComF family protein gives rise to the protein MAQAARDLLTGSACLGCGTPGRWWCPGCRIPGEPLVARPWPRPAGLVPTVAAATYDGVVAGAVVAHKDRGAQELADPLGRLLACAVSGLLAAVPPPSDTTVLLVPVPSRAAVVRERGADPLLRLTRRAVRTLRREHRLRVAPGLLLRHRGGVADQADLDAAQRAANLRGAFVAPATALRRWGGRPAVAVVVDDVMTTGSTAAEAQRALQASGVPVLGCAVVAATTKRFRDSVGDRRGG
- the raiA gene encoding ribosome-associated translation inhibitor RaiA, whose product is MDVVFRTRHIEVSDSFKSHVEDKVARLEKHDHRIIRLEVEVEKDDNPRLADRAVTVQLTAKSKGPVVRAECSAHDKMAALDGALDRMQGQMRKAADRKRVHRGRRTPTSVAEATADLPLEELQAELADAQAADAARAGDSETEHQVGPISVEGDGPMVVREKSHAAAPMTLEQALYEMELVGHDFFLYVDKRSERPAVVYRRRGYDYGVISLDVQPEA
- a CDS encoding GerMN domain-containing protein, with translation MSSRRVRPGGARRTATAAVAVLALSGAAACTGLPTAGPVVREPEVGTSVSDTSSFYTPPGPAPGDTRRGIVGGFLLAMQATPVSVAVAQEFLTDDAVDTWRPERRTLVYDGSPVSESDDGIALVLGGAIGLDARGRWLGPQDLEPTELELVREQGEWRIANPPNALLISASHFADRYTRAAIGFFDPSARTLVPEPVHFPLGPQGATALVRALLRGPLVPQAERSFAPDGTTVDLSVSVSSDGLVEVPVSAQVLNLSSRELERFAVQLSYTLAQVGGVSRIQLTTGGAPVATGTAGNAIPIDLAGTLAPTYAAAAGDLFGVRDGRLVRIVDNALREAGEPWTATPSSVREAAVSLDGTVAAGVSSDGRRLLLAPLLPLSDEERRGEDGGEGDGAGDDSGAGEDAASSTRVGVTLQPVAAGRDLRELNWTRFGELWSLATSRDGAVIRVRTSDGRTEVVDVPGVSGEQVTSLLLSRDGSRLVAAVRGERRGERLVVSRVARDEVGGLRQVLPARPLPLLQGLLADGTTDVLDVAWTSATELALLTRSRGGLVEVERAAIDGSPVADDVLSLAVPPEGARTLVASPDPESGIRLLTAQGEVFQLATSGSWVRLPVPLLDDHTWVG
- a CDS encoding response regulator transcription factor, translating into MTVTDTGEPIRVVVVDDQELFRRGLIMLLGVEGDIEVVGEASDGNAAVDLVTSSMPDVVLLDVRMPKGPGLEACVKIHELVPSAKIIMLTVSDEESDLYDAVKSGASGYLLKDASIDEVAQAIRVVADGQSLISPSMAIKLIDEFKEMSRADRNAVPTPRLTERELEVLRLVATGMNNREIAKELFISENTVKNHVRNILDKLQLHSRMEAVMYAVKERILDLP
- a CDS encoding HAMP domain-containing histidine kinase gives rise to the protein MVRRARGTTSWWRRSLQGRVLVSTLVLSAVVTGIVGFLLHERVVGGLLQAKVNASLIEAGSETVAAQERLSAVSGTDFDAPTQLRRLTDSIIARGEVRGFSVVLLGPVRGDGVDLGGAGVRGTPGLLAESVPPRLRAAVREDATTAWTYTRIQYDSSTRQPTVPGVVAGSQVELPADAGTYALFYLFPMQEQQRTVNLIARALLVAGVLLLVLLGGLTFLVIRQVVTPVRLARRTAERLAAGRLEERMVVRGEDDLARLAGAFNQMAASLQTQIRELEELSQTQRRFVSDVSHELRTPLTTVRMASDVLHDSRAEFDPLTARSAELLQTELDRFERLLADLLEVSRFDARAASLDLHEVDLVELAVRVVDGTGPLAQRRDTHVRVHAREEPVMVELDAGRIERVVRNLVANAIDHAEGRPVDVRVAMDDHAVALAVRDHGVGLSEQDLPRVFNRFWRADPARDRATGGTGLGLSIALEDTKLHGGRLEVWGRPGAGAQFLLTLPRRAGDDPGDGPLPVVPRDVEEVV